A region of the Oncorhynchus nerka isolate Pitt River linkage group LG26, Oner_Uvic_2.0, whole genome shotgun sequence genome:
GATCACgggtttctctctccctactctccccctctacctgcgGGGGGGTTCTGCTTTTCAAAGAGGAGAGCTTCTTCCATGCTGGGCAGAAACAGATAAAGCCTTCACCCTACTGCCTGGGCCGCTCACACCCAGGTACACACGTTTGAAGCCACAGAGCAGACGTATAGTGGTATTTATGTCAATGAAATATTGATAAAGCAGGCAGGCAGAGTCCTTGCAGAACGGGTTGcccatagggagagagagagaacctccaTCCAAATGAAAAAAAAGTATAGGCACGAGTCACAGACACAGGGTAGAAGGCACATATTGAGTATGCGTTTACCTGTATACAGAATCTCCCACACAGGAAATCATTCCATCAATATAACAGAGACTCCCAGAACGCAGAAACACAGATGCACACATTATCATCCGTCTTGCACACAGTCAAACAAATCCAATACGCACACAGCCATGTTTCCAGGCTTGGTTAAACCAGGTTTGCATAGTGTGTACAGTCGGCACTATGGTTATGAATAACCTACTATCTGGCAAAATCCCATCTCCTGCAGTTAACATAACCCTTACAGTGAAGCCCCTGGTCCTCAAGATCACTCATCTGTTTCGATAGCTAGGAGGACTTGTCAAAAACCTCTGAAGCATAGTACTGCACTACTAACAGGCAACGTCAACATATTGAAAGCAAGACAGATAAGTATGCCTAATCTCTTAAATCTCACATAACATTTCCTGTCTTTACCCCTCAACTTCAGGTGCCCCCTCCTGCAGATCCCAGCCCCGTCAGACTATAATGAAATGCAGGGTGGCAGACAAACTAGCATCTATGACCCAGCTTCTCCACAGCACAGCCCCATACATTACACAAGACAGTTTGTCAGGTAAGCAAGTATTCAGCGGTCGCCGAGGGAACCGCACGCTGCAGCCTTGACTACCCTGGCTGCCTTCACCTGAACCAGACTGGAAAAACTGCCGCCTGTCACGGCTGGCCTCGTCTGGTTTAAACAAACGAGAAGGGCAGCCAGTGCCCAGAAGGGGAATAGGGAGGTTGTTTTCATGTCTGAGGAGGAGAGCGCTGATGCGGAATAGCAGCTAAGACAGACGCTCCCTGGgctcagagggggagacaggcagCACAGCAGGCCTCTGACAGAGCAAATTTTTATGGGAGTGTCTGTCTGCCGGAATGTGCGCTGCTTCGGGGCAGCGTGCTCACGATTTTCCAGAGAACACGGCGGCGGTTCTGCTTAATGTTCAGTTCACCTGATTTCTAGCCAGAACACCCAGAAACAGTTTACATGAATATGTACGGGATAGTTTTATTTTAGGATCTACATTTCAATCCAAGGTCAGGGTTGTCAATTTCATCTCCATCCTGTTGGACAACAATAAATAGGGCCTTGTTCTTTCGCAACAGGGAGTATGAGGAGTTCAAACCCATGGGCGTGCAGTGCACACAAGTATTGGCATCTCTGATGTCTGGTAATGTGCGCTATCATCTCTCACCAGACGCTCCATCTATCGACCCAAATAGATTACACCCATTACGACTCCACAAGGCCTTCCCAATGTCCAGTAGACAatttgtaccccccccccccccccggcatCACTTGGCTGAGAGTGTGTAGAAAATGCCTATGCATCCTTCTCTCACCACAAAGGGTGACCCCGCCCACATCCTCCACTAAAGTCATGCAATGTGCACTCTGCTCAGTGCGCTCTGGCAGCAAAAGTAACGGACCTTCAAATTACACAAAGAGGGACCACATGAGAATATGTGATTATTATAGCCTTAGCCTATCCTGTGTGCAAAAAGAAGTGGGTACAGGGATTGTGTGGTTCAGCTTGATTGACAAGAGTGAAAGGgagatgcattcagttgtacaactgactaggtattcaactgaaatgtgtcttccgcatttaacccaacccctctgaatcagagaggttcAGGTGGGCTGCCATAATTGACAACCACGTCTACCATGCCcggggaaaagtgggttaactgccttgctcaggggcagacagtcagattttttttttcttgtcagctcggggattcgatccagcaacctttcggttactagtccaacgctctaaccacttggctacatGTGCCATAAAGGTAGTGTCGTTTCTGTTGACAGCATAAATAACAATGAGCTACACAAGACAACATGCTGCAGAACATGTGTTACTGCAGTACTGAGTGACAAGAGACTAAACAGACAAGACCACAATAGTAGAGTGACTGTTTTATATTACACTTGCTAGCTTGGGCGTGCACACAAAGCCCTCACGGATGGATGTTGTGACATTGTgtttacttttttttaaagtattgaCAATTTCCCTTAATGTGTGAAGCATGGCTCTGTTCCCTTTGAGTTTTAAATCTTCCACACCCTGATAAGATTACACTTCCTTATCCGGAGTAGCTTGTGTGAGCTGCTAGTAAACACTGGACTTTGATAAGGCACTGTATTGCAATTGAACAACCCCAAATTATTGTCCCAACCTGAAAAACCAAGATGCTTAGCTTGAGTCAAATTGACACCGACACAAATTACACCAGGAAGTTATGTCTATGAAATTCGCGATGGTAACGCGTCACATGTTTATTTCTGGATTTGGTGAGAACTGAAACTAACGTTAGCAACTAACTTTGAAATCACGAACATACTCATTAATTTCGCTAGCTAGAACTGAAATGAACAATTTGGGCTAACCTAAGAGATAAGATAGATTTCACAATGCAATGGAGTAAAAGTCCATCTTTAGTGACCAGCAAACTAGTTAATCATAATCGATCGTTGTATGGCATCAATCACAATCTGACACTGACTGGTCTTATATTTGGCTGATGGCAATGCTGACATTTCTGTCGttgataacgttagctagctaaccagaCGTTAACGCAGCGAGCGAAACTGGCTTGTTTGTGGTGAAAACAGGAAACACTTCGTTCAAGCATTGAAATCTGTGAAAATCCAACGTGGCaaatgtgaaataaaaatatCAGAATTTAAACGTCTAGTTAGCTAGATAACATAACTAACTAGTAAACCtaattagctagttagctaaacgttcaacaaaacaaaagagcaagctagctaacgttattagTCTTTCACAATCACATCCACACAGACAGGTAACGTGCTATCTAGCTAATGTTAGTTAGCCTACCTGCCCAGGCATCACAAATCATTAAACACGCTAAAGACATTTGTATTGAAAATGGAATGTATAATACACAAACATAAGCAGGGGCCTGCGAATTCAAATGTTTGGTTACAAATATTTGTTTCCTTACCTTGTCCAGACAATTCACTTTTTCCGTGGGGTACACGATTGTGCCACATCTGCCACACGACGGATTCATGTTTGAGGAATGCTGTGTAGTCGGATAAATTAAACGATAAAAACAAAAATATCTGTCAAGTAAAAGTGTTCTTCCCAAACAATACGGGTCAAGTTTGACGGCTGGACTGATCAAATCCCGTAGATTGTTGTCGTTCTATCCGCACAGCTGGCTGTCAGTACACGAACCAGAGACGTAAAGCGCGGGCACGGCGCCTCTCTTTCCAATGCCGCGCTCCCGAGGAGAAAGGAAAGGGGGCGGTCCCAGAAGGAGACGCTTGATTTCAGAGGCGACGTTAATAATTGGATAAATCCCGTGATCAGATATCAATCTATGGAGATCGATCAGCGTATACTATATTTGATACTGAAATCCAACGCAAATAGCAATACTCAATGCTTTTCAGTTGGTTGATTCCATGGAATGCGGAACTAGATTTATCACACCACCATCactggtcgtcactagttaccacagccacaaagtcgtaAACTCCGCCTATTTCTAAAATGTATATTCTTCCAATTTGATTTTAAACCTAAACCCAACCTTATCCCTCAATTTAACCACACTGATAACCTTATGTCTAACCCTAATCCTCAATTAAGACCAACAAACTAATTTTGTGTTGTTATGAATTTGTTTGATAAAGCCAAttttactttgtggctgtgctatctagtggaaaccaCCATCACAGTGGAACAGGCGCACGACAACATCGTGAACATGACATACAGAAAATGTATGTAGAATACACGCCAAAGCTTTTTATTCCACATGATGATCATGCCATCTGCTACAATATGTATGTAGGCTGCTGTGAAGGCCTACATGGAATACAGTTGCAAATGAGTTTGGTTTGGGTGACATCTGCTGTCACAAATCAGAATTGGTTTCACTGGTCAGGATGCAGAGATTATAGGCCCACTTTGAGTTTTCTCCTTTTCTGATTGACATTATAATTACACATTATTCTTTCTAATGGCTTTATTCTTTCAAATTACTGCATTTCAAAACATGATCCTCAATCTGGGGTTAATTTGGAAGGTCAAAGTCATGTATGAAGAGCATTGAATTGCCTCTGATCAATTTATGAAATACATTCTTggcatacacagtaccagtcaaaagtttggacacacctactcattcaagggttgactttattttgactattttctacattgtagaatactagcaagacatcacaactatgaagtaacacatatggaatcatgtagtaaccaaaaaagtgttatacaaaatacatgttatattttatattcttcaaagtagccaccctttgccttgagagTGTACcaagctgtcatccaggcaaagggtggctactttgaagaatataaaatagatttagattttttttaacactttttttggttactacatgattccatatgtgttacttcatagttgtgatgtcttgctagtattctacaacgtagaaaatagtcaaaataaagaaaaatccttgaatgagtaggtgtgtctgaacttttgactggtatataaaaaaaaaagcaATACAGGAACAAAACATTCAAACATGAACTGTACAGAGATTATCATTGAAGAACATCGTCAACTGGTCTTCGTTCTTGTCATGGAAGTGCAGGGATACAGAATCCTTTATAGTGTTTTTTCCATGGATGTTGATAGCCATAATGTATCACAGTTTATTCCAGTTACACATCCCATGGAGGTGTGTGGTAAATGGTGAGACAGCAAGCCGTACCTGCTGAGAAACTTGGAACTCAACAAAGAAATTCTAGCAAAGCCTAAAAGTGGCCTCTTCTCATTTGTCCCTTTCCCGAAAACCTGAGTCACGGATGTGTACGAGAAGAGTTTAAGACTTTGTCCACCAAAAAGTATATACAATATTTTTGCCAACAAAGACAGGGACTATATTGAAGTGATTATTGAAAAATGAATGAAcagaaaaatattatttgtgtaatgGAGTAGGGAATGTGTGTGTAGCTCTaagctctctccttcctctcctacaAACTCGtttttctctcctcttcatccagTTGCTCCTCAGTCCGGTCAGCACTGTCCAGCTTCCATGATCCCCTCCTTCTCGTGACCTTcgacctccacctctacctctacgtAGTTGGAGTGGAATCGCTGCTTCCTGAACTTCATGGAGTAGCTGTTGCGTCGCTATTGAAATAAGATCAAACAGGTCATTGTTTTGAAAAGGTTCAAGAGAATGGGAGTAGAAGTCTACATCTAGCAGGACACAGACTGACAGAGCTGGTTGAATGTGAGCCCTGATAGTGTTACTAACCTGTAGGATGTAGAGTGGTGAGGCAGCAGAAGGATGAGAGTTGATGTAAAGAGCCAGCAGTGTCAGAGCCAGCAGTAGCACCAATGCAGCTACTACACCTGCTATAACTCCCGTGTGAGCTGACCCGTCGTGTTGTCTCGGAGGGCCTGTCTTCACGTCTAACCAGGAAAGAGAGACAATGTACAATCAAAATCCTGTAACATAGCTCCATACACACAATTCAAAGGGAATCAAGATCCACCCACCTTTACCATTGTATAGAATCACACGTTTGGTGTTATCTGCAGGAAGATCAAATTTAGGATCAGTTTGAATATTGAACAGTTAGGACTCAAACTGCTTCCATTGTTATTTTCCTGAACTCCATTTCTGTGCAATTTCTTTGCATGTTCTAAGAACACTCAGATTACTGTAGGCACTGGCTAAAAACAGACACTGAGAGCTAGAGCATTACTATGGCATCATTGTTCTTGCTCTGTTTAACACTGCTGCAGGCACAGTTGAACTCTGATACTCCGATATAAACCCTCCCAGGCACACTCATTTACACACTTGACTTACTCTCTGTGGAAGGGCCTTCTGGTAGGGGCCCCAGGGGTGTGGTGACCTCAGAGTCTGAGGGAACTGAAGGGTCAATAGAGCTGTCTGGTCCCCCCTTGGAATAATCCTCACAGGTGACATCTTTTGCCTGTCCATATAATGGATGAGAATTGTGGTTTTAACAGAGGAAGCTTAGACTGTGATTTACAtttgatgtacagtacatgtaaaGTATGTGAACGTTCATTGACATTGTCCAATTCTACCTCTTCTGAACAGGCGTAGTCCAGCCACTCCTGCCTGTGTCTGTCCATTCCGTCTGAGCACCTGAAACAGACACAGATGTCAAACACAAAGAAACAAGGGCTCCTTTATTCAGATAGCGACCTACACTCCTCTCCTGCTCACCTCTGGAGGACGTTGCACCAGGTACAGCCAGAGGTTAGGTTGGACGAGAGGCAGAGTTCACAGCTGTCATGCTGCAGACAggctggacagagggagggagagacagagacctggGTTTTGATTCTGTAGCGACATGATTGGCATTGGCAATAACATTATACTACGCTGTGCCTGTGACTGATATTGAGGATGAAATGTCTGAGAGGCCTGTATGAGGGATAGAGATTAGTTGCTTACTAGGCAATGCAGTGAACTCAAAGGCAGAGTTGTTGGTGATCTTAGTTGTATCGATGTCCACCCGATGGTACTCGTAGAGCCGACGTTGGGCATCTATGTGAGAGATATAATTTCAGATCATTTTAGCAAAAGTCCTTGACATCAAAGACTTGCCAACCTGGATGTGGGTTAAGGGAACCCTTGCTTCTAACCTGAGGATTGAGGGGAAGGCAGGTTCACCATGAATGCATCTGACAACCCTGCCTTCACTTGGTGCTCAGCAGAACTTATCACCTCCACTGGCAAAGGTAtctgaaagagcgagagagacaggtagagaagaaTTGACAGAGTGTGCCTGGCGTTTAGATACAGGCATTCAAATACATTCAAATCAGAGACATGTTGTACAAGGTTCATAAGTGTGCATGTTGTAAGTCTCTCTCACATCTCTGTAGCTGAAGGTGATGGTCCCTGTGAGGTGCAGGGCAGCCTGGAAGGTGTAtgccccctctgcctccctcccatgGAGTCTCACCCGCTCCCACTGCACCACAAACACCTCACCTGGGGTCAGCACAGGACAGGTCACACCGAGGTCAACCAAGGGTCAAAAGTCAAATAACAAGCGCTGTCTTAATGTTACTCTACGGCTTACCATTGTCCAGGTACTGCACAGTAGACTCCTTAGAGAAGCTGGGGTCAAAGTTGGCCATGAGTGGAGCGATGTACTGTGTTGCTGTCAGCATGCGGTGTGTGACCGCTCCCATGAAAATAAACCCTGAagaaggtcagaggtcagggttcTATGGAGATGCATGCCAAGTGccaactggtagttacaatagtTCACTCCTTCTATGCTTAACGTAAGTAACAAGCAGGAAGTAGAAAAGAAGAAATGTGATAAGTGGCTCCATCTGAGTTTGAACAACTTGCCATGTGTCGAAAGAATAATGAAATGTACCTCCTGTTGCTATGGTAATCTGCCTCAAATAATGTCCATAGAAGGGGAAGTCAAATGAGAGGGCAACCTTCtggaataggaggaagagagagagggagggaaattaAATGTGCATGagcgtaggtgtgtgtgtgtgtgtgtgtgtgtgtgtgtgtgtgtgtgtgtgtgtgtgtgtgtgtgtgtgtgtgtatctaagtGTATAACTCACCGCAgcctgtctgtgtgtattggACAAAATGCCATGCATTCTGACTTGGCCATGTCCTAGGTCGTTTAGATCTACCCAGAGTTCATCTGTGCGCGGGTCATCGGGACCAAAACTACGCCATGAGTAATACCTACCAGCGTCCTCCTGTTATGGAAACAGTAGAGGTGAGTGCAAGAGGAGAAGTTGCAGGATGAGATGGGAGAGATAGAATAATGGTGTGAGAGGGAGTGGAGATGAAATGTTATAATGAACAACAGGGTTAACAGTGAAAGCAACATTTGAATGCAAGCccacataaacaaacaaacacacattctACATTGAGTTCCAGTCTCCAGTTTATTACATAGTAGTATCAAAAGAGAGGGATACTAAATATGAAGAATGCAGGGTGCATACTAAATAAGTTATGCGGATACGCTTTTAGAAACCTTAGGATATCCTTGAATGTCTTGGATTGTACATTTCAGCAGCAAGGTTGCTGCAGTCTAATGCGTTTCAACATTGATTTGTTTTATATAAGGCCAGCAGGGAGCAGTATTCTACCACCACAACTGGAACAAGTGAATCTCGCATTGACATACTGTACGTACACATCTTGTCCACACTAGTGTGTTGTTGGACAACTTCCCCAGCGCCACTCACCACTAAGTGTGTCATGTTGTCTGGTAGGGTGTCGATGGTCAGTCCTCCTCCCAGTACTTCCCTGGCCACCCTGGCGTCACCCAGCCACGGTTCTCTGGGGGTCCTGTGTGATGGCCTCTCATCATGCTGCTGTCCATTCACATGATACCGCATCGCTGTCCAAAACACAGTGAGTCAGTGACACAGATCAAGTCAGTGTCAATCAGAAGGTGCATGCCGGAACCCACTCGGTCACATTATAAACAAATCAAGCATCTGCTTTAGGCAGAGTTGGGGAAGCTACTTCAAATTACTTCTCACGGGTGGAAGTTAAGCTACACTAAAGCTAGCCTTAAGACAAATATAGTTGActtaactaaagttactttgaaaatGTAGTTCACTACATCAAAACTACTAAATTATCAtatctaaatctgaaatgtcatggACTACAAATTGGAAGAACAGAGcactctggagtcagatgttaacaaaATGTATAATTTAGCCCATTAAACACAAATCAGTTTAaagtgagaattaggcaggtctTATGCTGAAAAATAAAGGAAATTCTTGCCTACATCACCCATATTTTCTTTTTGCAAAAAAACTTCAGTAGGTAGCTACACCCATGGCAAAACAAAAGTCATTCTCTTCTGAAAACACTACCAAGATTAGAATTTTGCTAAACTATCACAAAGCTAATGCaaaatgtagttaaattactagttgaactacatgtagttcactactccccaacccTGGCTTTTGGTTACTGCATAATCCTGAACTGAGTGTGTATTACTCAATGCAATGGTTTGGATATTGTGGGCTGAAAGTGAACATAGCATTAACATATCTCTGGCCATGAGGGAATGCTGGCATGCATTTCAACTTTTGAACTCCTTTTTTCCTACAACTGCACCTGCACGCACCCATGCATGcacctgcgcacacacacacacacacacacacacacaca
Encoded here:
- the LOC115110238 gene encoding plexin domain-containing protein 1-like, with the protein product MCLSVLLLIFLSQAELGRVWAQQQTAMRYHVNGQQHDERPSHRTPREPWLGDARVAREVLGGGLTIDTLPDNMTHLVEDAGRYYSWRSFGPDDPRTDELWVDLNDLGHGQVRMHGILSNTHRQAAKVALSFDFPFYGHYLRQITIATGGFIFMGAVTHRMLTATQYIAPLMANFDPSFSKESTVQYLDNGEVFVVQWERVRLHGREAEGAYTFQAALHLTGTITFSYRDIPLPVEVISSAEHQVKAGLSDAFMVNLPSPQSSDAQRRLYEYHRVDIDTTKITNNSAFEFTALPTCLQHDSCELCLSSNLTSGCTWCNVLQRCSDGMDRHRQEWLDYACSEEAKDVTCEDYSKGGPDSSIDPSVPSDSEVTTPLGPLPEGPSTENNTKRVILYNGKDVKTGPPRQHDGSAHTGVIAGVVAALVLLLALTLLALYINSHPSAASPLYILQRRNSYSMKFRKQRFHSNYVEVEVEVEGHEKEGIMEAGQC